One stretch of Lytechinus variegatus isolate NC3 chromosome 17, Lvar_3.0, whole genome shotgun sequence DNA includes these proteins:
- the LOC121430846 gene encoding cytochrome c oxidase subunit 5B, mitochondrial-like, protein MATITLRKCALTAARRCLFSQSSRAMAAGGGIPDNFEHATGLEKKELERIKAGDADPFQLNVRRVAAGTKDKPVEVTSAFQKRIVGCICEEEQTHINWMWLYTGEPQRCECGHWFKLTEVEGIAAAAAH, encoded by the exons ATGGCGACCATTACTCTCAGGAAATGTGCTCTTACCGCCGCCCGCAGATGCTTGTTCAGCCAAAGTTCAAGAGCTATGGCAGCTGGAGGAG gtaTCCCTGACAACTTTGAACATGCCACAGGTTTGGAGAAGAAAGAACTTGAAAGGATAAAGGCAGGAGATGCA GATCCGTTTCAGCTAAATGTGAGGAGAGTGGCTGCTGGCACCAAAGATAAACCAGTCGAGGTCACATCGGCTTTCCAAAAGAGAATAGTAGGCTGTATCT GTGAAGAAGAGCAGACACACATCAACTGGATGTGGCTGTACACTGGCGAACCTCAGCGATGTGAGTGTGGCCACTGGTTCAAGCTAACGGAAGTGGAAGGTATAGCCGCCGCTGCCGCACATTAA
- the LOC121430527 gene encoding uncharacterized protein LOC121430527 — protein MLSSTSMFLRSLQSMLTIALVCGIFWSPLQTACTTVPSSTENNPCELRRKCHNNPILYHNYQKCIICTGRELAVFPKGLDPERIASAAELRENNLSVIQESDLANFSRLYYLDLSVNVITTLHDGWADNLSRLQYLYLSNNELRSIRNGTFTGLFRLQYLHLDGNSITALPSQAFGQLPQLQVVHLQRNSLQMLSGDAFLGLKQLRKLNLGNNRLRMLLPDSLTGLQVLNELILSENLFSEVPVLGLASLVGLQHLRLDGNMIEELPRSAFVNLRGLIELTVASNNIIMLHGGWCEGLGMLQYINISNNKVETLSADTFQSCPNIVIIDFSYNHLNGVPESIFRPLQNHHAVDLHFNKLTFLPQLEIANDSLVTDIRLGGNPLYCDCLISWLKDWMGLGRISEIRFSPDDLFLKGHYAELNKASAFLDAACTKPDNLSGKRISNISAESFTCSSTPQALDLSSVLPDLTGSLEYSIRSTIKTSTMSDDAVQVKFDVKMGIIVFLAVLSFVLMVILVLVVFPRPVCRWREQVYFYISEPPLPARYQNVGYKVADSSTGMDDSTSLVLIDVKIKDSKNTEFQNDLDQVSTPNPQKSFGESELSGPLENKDSDCHFYNGRNTISSAGGKQWSVRVHSSHQDLSRPLCHDALQSSCNLHGQFGICKPVTELRRYHQALEREATASLARGVILEHMRQCCTSHKSSNTIPRRGKESFTGTAQTKPHGHLLCNQPLGVHCSSIEDIGVMSRKEQYLHQGCDDSSRKFPVQKDKASTRSLSSRVIPKSFTNNEATSLVADNHDGIFSSGKSQRLSCPVDDWPSTTCLQDTQTDTGMVGTSLTTSCRRSRSVREPKRPRNQTSYRAPYRQMSWHGNRPFAYQRNHCEVDRDYTDNQTSRHMPRPPAPLPRPQATLRNADDTVEEQLAHQFTNKKSKEKGAISTESDGLKVQFKEYENGEEGLYFEPIE, from the coding sequence ATGCTGTCATCCACCAGTATGTTCTTACGAAGTCTACAGTCAATGCTGACCATTGCACTTGTTTGTGGGATCTTCTGGAGTCCACTTCAAACAGCCTGTACAACAGTTCCTTCATCAACCGAAAACAATCCCTGTGAGCTAAGGAGGAAGTGTCATAACAATCCAATCCTCTACCATAACTACCAGAAGTGCATCATCTGTACTGGACGAGAACTTGCTGTCTTCCCCAAGGGTTTGGACCCTGAACGGATTGCCAGTGCGGCAGAGCTGCGAGAGAATAACCTTTCTGTGATACAGGAATCTGACTTAGCTAACTTCTCCAGATTGTACTACCTTGATCTATCAGTCAACGTCATCACCACCTTACATGATGGTTGGGCAGATAATCTTTCCAGGTTACAGTACCTCTACCTGAGTAACAATGAGCTGAGAAGCATAAGAAATGGTACTTTCACTGGCCTTTTTAGATTGCAGTACTTGCACCTCGATGGTAATTCAATTACAGCATTGCCAAGCCAGGCCTTCGGACAATTGCCACAACTGCAGGTGGTGCACTTGCAACGGAATTCGCTACAAATGTTATCAGGAGATGCCTTCCTTGGTTTGAAGCAGTTGAGGAAGTTGAATCTTGGAAATAACCGACTCAGGATGTTGTTACCGGACTCACTGACAGGACTGCAGGTTTTGAATGAACTTATTCTGAGTGAAAATCTCTTTTCCGAGGTCCCTGTATTGGGATTGGCTTCCCTTGTTGGCTTGCAGCACCTTCGCCTGGACGGAAATATGATTGAAGAATTGCCAAGGAGTGCCTTTGTCAACCTCAGAGGATTGATTGAGTTGACAGTGGCGTCGAATAATATTATTATGTTACATGGTGGCTGGTGTGAAGGTCTAGGAATGCTCCAATATATCAATATCTCTAACAACAAAGTAGAAACCTTGTCAGCAGACACCTTCCAATCTTGTCCAAATATCGTTATCATTGACTTCAGTTACAACCATCTTAATGGTGTACCAGAAAGTATCTTCAGGCCTCTGCAGAACCACCATGCTGTCGATTTACATTTCAACAAGCTCACATTCCTGCCACAACTAGAAATTGCAAATGACAGCCTGGTTACAGACATCAGACTGGGAGGGAACCCGCTTTATTGTGACTGCTTGATCTCTTGGCTAAAAGACTGGATGGGCTTGGGCAGGATTTCAGAAATAAGGTTCAGCCCAGATGATCTCTTCCTGAAGGGTCACTATGCAGAGCTGAACAAAGCATCAGCTTTCCTTGATGCGGCATGCACCAAACCAGATAATCTGTCGGGCAAGCGCATCAGCAATATATCTGCAGAAAGTTTCACTTGCTCATCGACTCCCCAGGCTTTGGATCTTTCATCTGTTTTACCTGACCTTACAGGTTCCTTAGAATATTCGATCAGAAGCACAATCAAAACTTCCACAATGTCCGATGATGCAGTCCAAGTCAAGTTTGATGTAAAGATGGGCATCATAGTGTTCTTGGCTGTACTCTCTTTTGTGCTTATGGTTATTCTGGTCTTGGTAGTCTTTCCAAGGCCAGTCTGCAGGTggagagaacaggtttatttCTATATCAGTGAACCTCCTTTGCCTGCGCGTTATCAAAATGTTGGTTACAAAGTGGCAGACTCAAGCACAGGTATGGATGACTCAACATCGCTCGTGCTCATTGATGTGAAGATCAAAGACAGCAAGAATACGGAATTCCAGAATGATTTAGATCAAGTTAGTACCCCTAATCCTCAAAAATCATTTGGAGAATCAGAACTATCTGGGCCACTTGAAAACAAGGATTCCGATTGTCACTTCTATAACGGGAGAAACACAATCAGCAGCGCTGGTGGAAAACAATGGAGCGTTAGAGTGCACTCTTCTCATCAAGATCTTAGCCGCCCTCTGTGCCATGATGCTCTGCAGTCTTCATGTAATCTTCATGGTCAGTTTGGAATCTGCAAGCCAGTTACCGAGCTGCGGAGATATCACCAAGCCCTGGAAAGGGAAGCAACTGCAAGCTTAGCCAGGGGTGTTATTTTGGAGCACATGCGTCAATGCTGCACTTCTCACAAGTCGAGCAACACTATTCCCCGAAGAGGCAAAGAAAGTTTTACTGGAACAGCACAAACCAAACCACATGGACACTTGCTCTGCAACCAACCACTAGGAGTACACTGCTCAAGTATTGAAGATATTGGAGTGATGTCTCGAAAAGAGCAGTACCTTCATCAGGGATGCGACGATTCATCAAGGAAGTTCCCGGTACAGAAAGATAAGGCATCAACACGGAGCCTCTCATCCAGAGTCATACCAAAGTCTTTCACCAATAATGAAGCCACTTCCTTGGTGGCTGACAATCATGATGGGATATTCAGTAGTGGCAAGTCTCAAAGACTCTCCTGTCCAGTGGATGATTGGCCATCAACCACTTGCCTGCAGGACACTCAAACTGACACAGGGATGGTCGGTACATCATTGACCACAAGTTGTCGTCGCAGCCGGAGTGTTCGGGAACCTAAAAGACCAAGAAACCAAACATCATACAGAGCGCCATATCGACAAATGAGTTGGCATGGCAACAGGCCATTTGCCTATCAAAGAAACCATTGTGAAGTGGACAGAGATTACACAGATAATCAAACCAGTAGACACATGCCAAGACCCCCTGCACCCCTACCGAGACCTCAAGCAACTTTGAGAAATGCAGATGATACTGTCGAAGAGCAATTGGCACATCAGTTTACCAACAAGAAAAGTAAAGAGAAAGGTGCAATCAGCACAGAATCAGATGGTCTTAAGGTCCAATtcaaagaatatgaaaatggaGAAGAGGGCTTATACTTTGAACCTATAGAGTAA